One part of the Mariniblastus fucicola genome encodes these proteins:
- a CDS encoding sulfatase-like hydrolase/transferase, which produces MKIWPQRILLLVLCVLLFAPVSTGATNVGNGKPNIILVMADDQGWGDTGYNGHPFVQTPTLDSMADNAFVLDRFYAAAPVCSPTRASVMTGRAPVRTKVTNHGRYMRPHEQTLGETLKAAGYVTGFFGKFHLGSGQRDSPCNPTGMGFDEWSMGLNFFDNDPFLSRNGKIEHRKGKGSVLAVDDTIEFLNKHKHGEHPLFAVVWFPSPHDPHQEVPDGESLYDGKKHAGYYREITLLDQQLGRLRAELKKNGISENTILWYCSDNGGLVEETSGGRGRKGSIYDGGLRVPSIIEWPARKLKGRSEVPAWTCDIYPTVLAMAGVEHDAPHPLDGIDISNILFDNATTREKPMGFWHKLQDGQTTWNDRILKSVMEKQKANAPLPHNEHRIRKDVDEFPQFAEDTSKGHAAWIAWPWKLHRINGNTFELYNLTDDPNEATDLSAEPAHQDRLVDLKAELNTWMRSVIGSLNGHDYVNVGADASREIEPFIADYSTLAFYPKRWKEAGIDFEMLAWEGEDVVLLTKKGEYDAAEITAFVKRLDDGWTCYAELVGRKPRRFKTINDKAVICALPKSDLSCGYGCGFVGATGIEASAFYRVDLPNFRKNPNSFQDYYFYEMGRNYFVFGDRHSLFTTGYAVFMRYVCMDRLELDGRNSQTRRTIESCEVIYANSDIKFFDAFTNLGSGEKSNRLKDTAGRAISPSDQPVMYATAMLKLRRDFGGDEWVKTFYHTLRKCRRSKATDIKSAKTQAFNWLVCASVAAKKDLTFIFADRWRMPMTANQRSIMKEQDWSAADPAVAELVADLIADKPLD; this is translated from the coding sequence ATGAAAATTTGGCCCCAACGAATCTTGCTGCTTGTTCTCTGTGTGTTGCTGTTCGCACCAGTTTCGACCGGCGCAACCAACGTGGGAAACGGCAAGCCGAACATCATCCTGGTCATGGCAGACGATCAGGGCTGGGGCGACACGGGCTACAACGGTCACCCTTTTGTGCAAACACCAACGCTTGATTCGATGGCAGACAATGCTTTCGTGCTGGATCGTTTTTACGCGGCGGCTCCAGTGTGCTCTCCCACCCGAGCTTCGGTCATGACGGGCCGAGCTCCTGTCAGAACCAAAGTCACCAACCACGGACGGTACATGCGTCCTCACGAACAAACGCTTGGCGAGACTTTGAAAGCTGCCGGTTACGTGACGGGCTTTTTCGGCAAGTTTCATTTGGGTTCGGGGCAGCGTGATTCGCCTTGCAATCCAACCGGCATGGGATTTGACGAATGGTCGATGGGATTGAACTTTTTTGACAATGATCCGTTCCTGAGTCGAAATGGAAAGATCGAACATCGGAAAGGGAAGGGCTCCGTGCTGGCGGTCGACGACACGATCGAGTTTCTTAACAAGCACAAGCATGGAGAGCATCCGCTGTTTGCCGTGGTCTGGTTTCCGTCACCGCATGATCCGCACCAGGAAGTTCCGGACGGTGAGTCACTTTACGATGGCAAGAAGCACGCGGGATACTATCGGGAAATCACGTTGCTCGATCAGCAACTTGGACGATTGCGTGCGGAACTGAAAAAGAATGGAATCTCCGAGAACACGATTCTCTGGTACTGCAGCGACAACGGTGGACTCGTTGAAGAAACTTCTGGCGGACGCGGCAGAAAAGGAAGCATCTACGATGGCGGTCTACGCGTACCTTCCATCATCGAGTGGCCTGCCCGAAAACTAAAAGGAAGATCGGAGGTTCCGGCATGGACATGTGACATCTATCCGACCGTGTTGGCGATGGCAGGCGTTGAGCACGACGCTCCTCACCCGCTCGACGGAATTGACATCAGCAACATCTTGTTCGACAACGCCACGACGCGAGAAAAACCGATGGGTTTTTGGCACAAGTTGCAGGACGGGCAAACGACCTGGAACGACCGAATTCTAAAATCCGTGATGGAAAAGCAGAAAGCAAACGCACCGTTGCCTCACAACGAGCATCGCATTCGCAAAGACGTCGATGAGTTCCCTCAGTTTGCTGAAGATACTTCCAAAGGTCATGCTGCGTGGATCGCATGGCCGTGGAAGCTCCATCGAATCAATGGCAACACGTTTGAGCTGTACAACCTGACCGACGATCCGAACGAGGCCACTGACCTTTCCGCCGAACCCGCACATCAAGACCGTCTGGTCGATTTGAAAGCGGAGCTGAACACCTGGATGAGGTCTGTGATTGGCAGCCTCAACGGGCATGACTATGTGAACGTCGGCGCCGACGCGTCCCGTGAAATTGAACCGTTCATCGCCGACTACAGTACGTTGGCTTTCTACCCAAAACGTTGGAAGGAAGCGGGCATCGACTTTGAGATGTTGGCGTGGGAAGGCGAAGATGTCGTTCTCCTGACAAAGAAGGGTGAATACGACGCTGCGGAAATAACAGCTTTCGTCAAACGCCTCGATGATGGCTGGACGTGCTATGCAGAGCTAGTCGGTCGAAAGCCTCGTCGATTCAAAACGATCAACGACAAAGCAGTGATATGCGCACTCCCAAAATCAGACCTTTCTTGTGGATACGGCTGTGGGTTTGTCGGCGCAACCGGGATCGAAGCTTCCGCTTTCTATCGCGTTGACTTGCCGAACTTTCGCAAAAACCCGAACAGTTTCCAGGACTACTATTTCTACGAAATGGGCCGCAATTACTTCGTGTTTGGAGACCGGCATTCGCTGTTTACAACCGGGTACGCGGTGTTTATGCGTTACGTTTGCATGGATCGACTTGAGCTCGATGGTCGCAATTCTCAGACTCGTCGAACGATTGAAAGTTGCGAGGTGATCTACGCGAATTCCGACATCAAGTTCTTCGACGCGTTCACCAATCTGGGATCTGGCGAAAAGAGCAATCGACTCAAGGATACAGCCGGACGGGCCATCAGTCCGAGCGACCAGCCTGTCATGTACGCGACCGCGATGTTGAAATTGCGGCGCGATTTCGGTGGTGACGAATGGGTCAAAACGTTCTATCACACGCTTCGCAAATGCCGACGGTCGAAAGCCACCGACATCAAGTCGGCCAAAACCCAAGCCTTCAACTGGCTGGTATGTGCCTCCGTCGCCGCAAAAAAGGATCTCACATTTATCTTTGCCGATCGTTGGCGAATGCCAATGACCGCGAATCAACGCAGCATCATGAAGGAACAGGATTGGTCAGCAGCAGACCCGGCAGTTGCTGAACTTGTGGCTGACCTGATTGCCGACAAACCTCTTGATTAA
- a CDS encoding glutamine amidotransferase has product MTKKIWHVGNWCIHTGNEYIESPFLSAKKNVEVLNYGRPIVEAVQTIEGAEVVSQPSWELYKLSPEEFESRLDWATTIIFGDVETKCMMLHPDFFNRARWETGYVTFPDRFNVLRRWIDAGGHFHMNGGWYSFSGQLGKGGWGRSLLADVLPVECLQTDDLFESTESFPIQVNQPNHPALAGIDFSTLPPLLGFNETRPREGCETIVDIQFAGKWYPLFASMNVGSGRVTAWTTGASPHWGINFVKWPQYNQFWKQVFAAEY; this is encoded by the coding sequence ATGACGAAGAAAATCTGGCATGTCGGAAATTGGTGCATCCACACGGGCAACGAGTATATCGAATCTCCGTTTCTCTCTGCGAAGAAGAACGTTGAAGTGCTCAACTACGGCCGTCCGATCGTTGAAGCTGTACAGACGATCGAAGGAGCAGAAGTCGTCAGCCAACCATCATGGGAACTTTATAAGTTGTCCCCCGAGGAATTTGAGTCCCGTCTCGACTGGGCGACCACGATCATTTTTGGCGACGTGGAAACGAAGTGCATGATGCTGCATCCAGATTTCTTCAACCGGGCCAGGTGGGAAACCGGATACGTAACTTTTCCTGATCGGTTTAACGTTCTGCGACGCTGGATCGATGCCGGCGGTCACTTTCACATGAATGGAGGCTGGTATTCGTTTTCAGGTCAGCTTGGGAAAGGTGGCTGGGGGCGAAGCCTTCTCGCAGACGTCTTGCCCGTTGAATGCCTTCAGACAGACGACCTGTTCGAATCGACCGAAAGTTTTCCAATCCAGGTCAATCAGCCAAATCATCCGGCGTTGGCTGGCATTGACTTTAGCACATTGCCTCCGTTGCTGGGATTCAATGAGACGCGACCGCGTGAAGGTTGCGAAACGATCGTCGATATCCAGTTCGCCGGGAAGTGGTATCCACTTTTTGCATCGATGAATGTTGGAAGCGGGCGGGTCACCGCATGGACCACCGGCGCGAGTCCGCATTGGGGAATCAATTTTGTGAAATGGCCGCAGTACAATCAGTTCTGGAAACAGGTTTTTGCTGCAGAGTACTGA
- a CDS encoding SDR family oxidoreductase has translation MADRTFGKQGWTPERLGSLAGKTYIITGANSGTGFEASRILLSKGAKVVMLNRNPDKSTAAIAQLKQEFGANADVSFVHMDLAVLASVREAAAKVLETVPHIDALICNAAIAQVPSQKLTVDGFESQLGTNHYGHFVLCGALFSRIKESAGRIVVVSSLGYKMGLRTIKFGDMNWDQNYSANPAYSQSKLAQMMFAYELQDKIKAAGKKVEVYVCHPGSSATSLISTSGGFVTKVIWRLMMMSPMVQSAEKGAYPEVMCATEDGLEQRAFYGPTGRMEFVGPVGKGTLEPYAYDKAVIEKLWVRSEKESGFAWEM, from the coding sequence GTGGCAGATAGAACATTTGGAAAGCAAGGCTGGACGCCGGAGCGATTGGGATCTCTTGCCGGCAAGACATATATCATTACCGGTGCCAACTCGGGTACGGGGTTTGAGGCCAGTCGGATCCTGCTTTCGAAAGGAGCCAAGGTTGTGATGCTGAACCGCAACCCGGACAAGTCAACCGCTGCGATTGCGCAGCTAAAGCAGGAATTCGGCGCTAATGCCGACGTGTCTTTCGTTCACATGGATCTCGCGGTGCTGGCGAGTGTGCGCGAAGCCGCGGCCAAAGTGTTGGAAACAGTCCCGCATATCGACGCCTTGATCTGCAATGCCGCCATCGCTCAAGTTCCCTCGCAAAAGCTTACCGTTGACGGTTTTGAAAGCCAGCTTGGCACCAATCACTACGGGCATTTCGTTTTGTGCGGCGCGCTTTTCAGTCGCATCAAAGAATCAGCAGGTCGCATCGTTGTCGTTTCAAGTCTTGGCTACAAGATGGGACTGAGAACGATCAAGTTTGGCGATATGAACTGGGACCAGAACTATAGCGCCAATCCTGCATACAGCCAAAGTAAACTGGCGCAGATGATGTTCGCCTATGAGTTGCAGGACAAAATCAAGGCAGCCGGTAAGAAAGTCGAAGTCTATGTCTGCCATCCCGGGTCATCGGCAACGTCTCTCATCAGCACAAGCGGTGGCTTTGTGACGAAGGTCATTTGGCGACTCATGATGATGTCGCCGATGGTTCAAAGTGCCGAGAAAGGCGCTTATCCGGAAGTCATGTGTGCTACAGAAGATGGCCTGGAACAGCGGGCGTTTTACGGCCCCACCGGTCGTATGGAGTTTGTCGGGCCGGTCGGCAAAGGCACGTTGGAACCTTATGCCTACGACAAAGCAGTCATTGAAAAATTGTGGGTTCGATCGGAAAAGGAAAGCGGGTTCGCGTGGGAAATGTGA
- a CDS encoding TetR/AcrR family transcriptional regulator yields the protein MATQKKKTWKRARNPEQKAERVDAILEAAGVLLEADGLDGTGLNAIARQAGLSKPNLYVYFESREAILLRLLLNEVSLWSKSLKKKLEQVDEPGDVDAVAQAFADSLARRRRFCVLFGAMASTLEHNVEFETVVEFKKEFLAIVQPAVVALATAMPPISEDDALEILALLVMSAVGMWPHCHPSPVVKSVLAQPEFSSRKLDFKASTFDLASNYLRGFMSSL from the coding sequence ATGGCTACCCAAAAGAAGAAAACCTGGAAACGCGCCCGAAACCCGGAGCAAAAGGCTGAGAGAGTCGACGCCATTCTGGAGGCTGCAGGAGTGCTGCTCGAAGCGGACGGCCTCGATGGCACAGGCCTTAATGCGATTGCAAGGCAGGCTGGCCTTTCAAAACCCAACCTCTACGTCTATTTCGAAAGTAGAGAAGCGATTCTACTTCGGCTATTGCTGAACGAAGTCAGCTTATGGTCCAAGTCGCTCAAGAAAAAACTGGAACAGGTAGACGAGCCGGGCGACGTCGACGCTGTGGCTCAGGCGTTTGCTGATTCTCTGGCCAGACGCCGTCGGTTTTGCGTGTTGTTTGGAGCCATGGCATCGACGCTCGAGCACAATGTCGAGTTTGAAACGGTTGTCGAGTTCAAGAAGGAATTCCTCGCAATCGTACAACCCGCGGTAGTGGCTTTGGCGACAGCGATGCCGCCGATTTCGGAAGACGATGCGTTGGAGATTCTCGCCCTCCTGGTCATGTCCGCCGTCGGGATGTGGCCTCACTGCCATCCTTCCCCGGTCGTCAAAAGCGTGCTCGCACAGCCGGAGTTTTCCAGCCGAAAACTTGATTTTAAAGCGTCAACGTTTGATCTGGCATCTAATTATCTTCGAGGTTTCATGTCAAGCTTGTAG
- a CDS encoding AraC family transcriptional regulator translates to MKHFKVHGSADDRITVHQWESVEHTWPNHSHPEYKLGVSEGGTGTFFYRGQQYFTGPGKLLVIHPNEVHSCTATGAWRYLYAAPNVVAKIVRTFDRNGDIEPLLLPPVIDDTQLVDLVLQAHRAMDEGDPQLDQESAFYEAICELLVRHASLPDTPKKLGRANIRKVKENLEAKFRENVSLQELAKLAGTSAPYLSRVFSKEVGIPIQTYLSQIRVRHAQQMLMAGETLSNVAYAAGFSDQSHFTRHFKRFIGVAPGAYSRAVNPSRNT, encoded by the coding sequence GTGAAGCATTTCAAGGTTCATGGTTCTGCGGATGACAGGATTACGGTGCATCAATGGGAGTCGGTCGAACACACTTGGCCGAATCATTCGCACCCTGAATACAAGCTGGGCGTTTCCGAAGGCGGGACGGGAACGTTTTTCTATCGTGGCCAACAATACTTCACCGGACCGGGAAAGCTGCTTGTCATTCATCCCAACGAAGTGCACTCGTGCACAGCGACAGGTGCGTGGCGATATCTTTATGCGGCCCCGAACGTCGTCGCAAAAATCGTCAGGACGTTTGACCGCAACGGTGACATCGAACCGTTGCTGCTGCCTCCGGTGATCGACGACACGCAACTTGTGGATCTCGTTTTGCAGGCTCACCGGGCGATGGACGAAGGAGATCCGCAGCTGGATCAGGAATCAGCCTTCTATGAGGCCATCTGCGAGCTGTTGGTCCGGCACGCATCGTTGCCGGACACTCCGAAGAAGCTTGGACGTGCCAACATTCGTAAAGTCAAAGAAAATCTGGAAGCGAAATTTCGCGAGAACGTCTCGCTTCAGGAGCTCGCCAAGCTGGCTGGCACCTCCGCCCCATATCTAAGCCGCGTTTTCTCCAAAGAGGTCGGCATTCCCATCCAGACCTATCTCTCTCAGATCCGGGTTCGTCACGCGCAGCAGATGCTGATGGCCGGTGAGACACTTTCCAACGTCGCCTACGCTGCGGGCTTCTCGGACCAGTCGCACTTCACGCGACATTTCAAACGATTCATCGGCGTCGCGCCGGGAGCGTACTCCAGGGCGGTGAATCCGTCGCGCAACACCTGA
- a CDS encoding SDR family NAD(P)-dependent oxidoreductase, whose translation MNLELNDKTALVTASTGGIGLAISTRLAAEGATTIINGRSESSVNKAIETIRKSNPDADLLGLVSDNGTAEGVARTIAEHPQIDILINNLGIFEAVDFFDLTDEAWQHIFDVNVMSGVRLARHYLKQMLEQNTGRIIFISSESGVVPAPEMPHYAMTKTAQLAISRSLAQLTKGSSVTVNTVMPGSTLTPGVKEFVGNLFPDEAYESAEKRFMADNRPTSLIQRLIQPEEIANMVAFVASPLASAINGAPIRVDGGLIPTIA comes from the coding sequence ATGAACCTTGAACTCAACGATAAAACAGCTTTGGTCACTGCATCAACTGGCGGCATCGGTCTGGCGATCTCGACTCGCCTGGCGGCAGAAGGAGCAACCACCATCATCAACGGTCGCAGTGAATCGAGCGTTAACAAAGCCATCGAAACCATCCGCAAAAGCAATCCAGATGCCGATCTGCTCGGGCTCGTGTCCGACAACGGGACGGCTGAAGGCGTTGCACGAACCATCGCCGAACATCCGCAGATCGATATCCTGATCAACAATCTGGGAATATTCGAAGCGGTGGATTTTTTCGACCTGACGGACGAAGCGTGGCAGCACATCTTTGACGTCAATGTGATGAGCGGCGTGCGTCTTGCGCGGCATTATCTAAAACAGATGTTGGAGCAGAACACCGGACGCATCATCTTCATCAGCAGCGAATCCGGCGTCGTGCCCGCTCCGGAAATGCCTCACTACGCGATGACCAAGACGGCACAACTTGCCATCTCCCGCAGTCTGGCTCAACTGACCAAAGGAAGCTCAGTCACGGTCAACACCGTGATGCCTGGGTCGACGTTGACTCCAGGCGTAAAAGAGTTCGTCGGGAATCTGTTCCCTGACGAAGCATACGAATCGGCTGAGAAACGATTCATGGCAGACAATCGGCCGACTTCGCTGATCCAAAGATTGATCCAACCGGAGGAGATCGCCAACATGGTCGCGTTTGTTGCCAGCCCACTGGCATCAGCCATCAACGGAGCACCCATACGAGTCGACGGAGGACTCATTCCAACGATCGCGTAA
- a CDS encoding ankyrin repeat domain-containing protein: MVRLLLDNRADPNIRSQDEGVGHEGETALLQAAFRGRLEIAKMLINSGASVNAESARGVIALRKAARMQHVELAHMLLKHKAEVNAKDDSGKTPLDWAGLHSRTAEMLKLLQNHGAISGKPQCQSEPWTKKKKSLRKNRVSQSFR, from the coding sequence ATCGTTCGGTTACTGCTCGACAACCGGGCAGATCCCAATATCCGCAGCCAAGATGAAGGGGTGGGGCATGAAGGTGAAACGGCATTGCTTCAAGCAGCCTTTCGGGGGCGTTTGGAGATTGCCAAAATGCTTATCAACAGCGGGGCAAGCGTAAATGCAGAATCAGCCCGTGGCGTTATCGCTTTACGTAAGGCAGCACGTATGCAACACGTCGAACTGGCCCATATGCTTCTGAAACATAAAGCGGAAGTGAATGCAAAGGATGACAGTGGTAAGACTCCGCTCGACTGGGCCGGTCTGCATAGTCGGACTGCTGAAATGTTGAAGTTGTTGCAAAATCACGGTGCGATTTCCGGAAAGCCACAATGCCAATCCGAGCCCTGGACCAAAAAGAAGAAAAGCCTCAGGAAAAACCGTGTTTCCCAAAGCTTTCGATAG